Genomic DNA from Salinibacter pepae:
TTCGGGGGCAGCCTCAGCATGCTGGCCACGGTCACCGGCTGGGCGATGATGCACCAGCTCGTGCAGGACGCGATGCACGACGCGATGGAGGACATGCGCGAACGGGTGGAGGTCATGATCCAGGAAAGCGACATCGAGTACCTGCAGCCCGTCTACGAAAACATCTCGGTGGTCTGCGAGCCCCCAGACGAAGATGCCCAGGAGCGGTTTCAAGAAATGCTGGACCGCTGGGGGCGGGCGCGAATCGAGCTGGAGTGCAAAATCAACGAGGCGGGAGAGCGGGCCGTCACCTTCATCGGCCAGTACGTGGCCCTCGACCGGAGCGAAGAGCAAGGCGACGGGGCCCCGTTCCACATGGAGAGCTGCGACCCCGCGGACCTGTAGCCGTTACAGCCCCTCTTCGTACATCCGGTACGGCGGCTCGCTCATCCCCCGTGTCTCGTACACCGCCCGGGCCGCCGCGTTGTCCCGCTCTACGTAGAGGCGGAGCCCACACACGCCGTCCGCCTCGCGGGCCCGCCGGCGCACCTCGCGGTGAAGAGCCGTGTAGACGCCCGTCCGCCGCGCCGACGGGCGCACGTACACGCTCTGGATCCACCAGAAGTCCGCGTTGCGCCAGTCGCTCCACTCGGTCGTGATCATCAGGCTCCCCACGACCTCGCCGTCGCGTTCCGCGACGAGATAGAACGCCGGACCGGGCGTGTCGAACACGGCCTGCACACCGGCCCGCACGGTCTCGGGATCGAGCGTCTTGTTCTCGGTCTCCTCGGCCATTGCTTCATTGAACCGGGCAAGGGTCTCGGCGTCGTCGACAGTGGCGCGGCGGATGGTGGGGGCGTCTGCCATAAGGGACGTCAATCCGTTCGTTAAGTCTAGCGTGCTGAGGGGCTCCGAGCCTCCGCAGGGACGGAACAGG
This window encodes:
- a CDS encoding GNAT family N-acetyltransferase, which encodes MADAPTIRRATVDDAETLARFNEAMAEETENKTLDPETVRAGVQAVFDTPGPAFYLVAERDGEVVGSLMITTEWSDWRNADFWWIQSVYVRPSARRTGVYTALHREVRRRAREADGVCGLRLYVERDNAAARAVYETRGMSEPPYRMYEEGL
- a CDS encoding YiiD C-terminal domain-containing protein; translated protein: MPNPSLKDTALDELERLITEKMPITEHLEFELAADEQGRLRASAPLKPNANHMGSAFGGSLSMLATVTGWAMMHQLVQDAMHDAMEDMRERVEVMIQESDIEYLQPVYENISVVCEPPDEDAQERFQEMLDRWGRARIELECKINEAGERAVTFIGQYVALDRSEEQGDGAPFHMESCDPADL